One Methylobacterium sp. AMS5 genomic region harbors:
- a CDS encoding DUF6065 family protein translates to MFGPSPECARIEPKPVRLFRASPGWALIARGPPNSPRDGIAPLEGLVETDWLPFTFTMNWRFTRLGTVRFAKGECFCFIAPVPHETFDAIRPRIRSFDDDPELKAAYDEWRGRRSAFQARVAAGEPDAVRAGWQRDYIAGRDPAGSDGPTFHRTKRILPEPVRSALGGEPMSLHGTSRISSCGYA, encoded by the coding sequence ATGTTCGGTCCCAGTCCAGAGTGTGCTCGGATCGAGCCTAAACCGGTTAGGCTGTTTCGCGCCTCGCCCGGATGGGCGCTGATCGCGCGCGGGCCACCCAACAGCCCGAGGGACGGCATCGCACCGCTCGAAGGACTCGTCGAAACCGACTGGCTTCCCTTCACCTTCACGATGAACTGGCGCTTCACGCGGCTCGGCACGGTGCGGTTCGCGAAGGGAGAATGCTTCTGCTTCATCGCGCCCGTTCCGCACGAAACGTTCGACGCGATCCGCCCGCGTATCAGAAGCTTCGACGACGACCCCGAGTTGAAGGCCGCGTACGACGAATGGCGCGGTCGCCGCTCGGCTTTCCAGGCCCGCGTCGCTGCGGGCGAACCGGACGCGGTCCGCGCGGGATGGCAGCGCGACTACATCGCCGGGCGCGATCCGGCCGGCAGCGATGGACCGACGTTCCATCGCACCAAGCGGATCTTGCCCGAGCCTGTCCGTTCGGCGCTGGGGGGGGAGCCGATGTCGCTCCACGGAACATCGCGGATTTCATCTTGCGGCTATGCCTGA
- the tuf gene encoding elongation factor Tu — protein MAKEKFSRTKPHCNIGTIGHVDHGKTSLTAAITKVLAESGGATFTAYDQIDKAPEEKARGITISTAHVEYETTNRHYAHVDCPGHADYVKNMITGAAQMDGAILVVSAADGPMPQTREHILLARQVGVPALVVFLNKVDMVDDEELLELVELEVRELLSKYDFPGDDIPITKGSALMALEDKEPKIGKEAVLALMATVDEYIPQPERPIDMPFLMPIEDVFSISGRGTVVTGRVERGIVKVGESVEIVGIRPTTTTTVTGVEMFRKLLDQGQAGDNVGVLLRGTKREDVERGQVVCKPGSVKPHSKFKAEAYILTKEEGGRHTPFFTNYRPQFYFRTTDVTGVCTLPEGTEMVMPGDNVTMDVVLIVPVAMEEKLRFAIREGGRTVGAGVVAAIND, from the coding sequence ATGGCCAAGGAAAAGTTCTCCCGTACCAAGCCGCACTGCAACATCGGCACGATCGGGCACGTGGATCACGGCAAGACGTCGCTGACGGCGGCGATCACGAAGGTTCTGGCGGAGTCGGGCGGGGCGACCTTCACGGCCTACGACCAGATCGACAAGGCGCCGGAAGAGAAGGCGCGCGGCATCACGATCTCGACCGCCCACGTCGAGTACGAGACGACGAACCGCCACTACGCGCACGTCGACTGCCCCGGCCACGCCGACTACGTGAAGAACATGATCACCGGTGCCGCCCAGATGGACGGCGCGATCCTGGTCGTGTCCGCCGCCGACGGCCCGATGCCGCAGACCCGCGAGCACATCCTGCTCGCCCGCCAGGTCGGCGTGCCGGCGCTGGTGGTGTTCCTCAACAAGGTCGACATGGTCGATGACGAGGAGCTCCTGGAGCTGGTCGAGCTGGAGGTGCGCGAGCTGCTCTCCAAGTACGACTTCCCCGGCGACGACATCCCGATCACCAAGGGCTCGGCCCTGATGGCGCTCGAGGACAAGGAGCCCAAGATCGGCAAGGAGGCCGTCCTGGCGCTGATGGCGACGGTCGACGAATACATCCCGCAGCCCGAGCGTCCGATCGACATGCCGTTCCTGATGCCGATCGAGGACGTGTTCTCGATCTCGGGCCGCGGCACGGTGGTGACGGGTCGCGTCGAGCGCGGCATCGTCAAGGTCGGCGAGTCGGTGGAGATCGTCGGCATCCGTCCGACGACGACGACGACGGTGACCGGCGTCGAGATGTTCCGCAAGCTGCTCGACCAGGGCCAGGCGGGCGACAACGTCGGCGTGCTGCTGCGCGGCACGAAGCGCGAGGACGTGGAGCGCGGCCAGGTCGTGTGCAAGCCGGGTTCGGTGAAGCCGCACTCGAAGTTCAAGGCCGAGGCCTACATCCTGACGAAGGAGGAGGGCGGCCGCCACACGCCGTTCTTCACCAACTACCGCCCGCAGTTCTACTTCCGCACGACGGACGTGACCGGCGTGTGCACGCTGCCCGAGGGCACCGAGATGGTGATGCCGGGCGACAACGTGACCATGGACGTGGTGCTGATCGTGCCGGTGGCCATGGAAGAGAAGCTGCGCTTCGCCATCCGCGAGGGCGGACGCACCGTCGGTGCCGGCGTCGTCGCCGCCATCAACGACTGA
- a CDS encoding RNA-binding S4 domain-containing protein — protein sequence MSAGRQRLDKWLWFARFARTRSMAARLVSDGHVRVNGIRADAPAKAIHCGDVLTVAAPHGTMLVRVLDLGERRGGAPEAQRLYEPVGEAAS from the coding sequence ATGAGCGCGGGGCGCCAGCGCCTCGACAAATGGCTGTGGTTCGCGCGCTTCGCGCGGACCCGCTCGATGGCGGCGCGGCTGGTGAGCGACGGGCATGTCCGCGTGAACGGTATCCGTGCTGACGCGCCGGCCAAGGCCATCCATTGCGGCGACGTGCTCACCGTCGCCGCCCCCCACGGGACCATGCTGGTGCGGGTGCTCGATCTCGGCGAGCGCCGCGGCGGCGCCCCGGAGGCGCAGCGGCTTTACGAACCGGTCGGCGAGGCCGCCTCCTGA
- a CDS encoding helicase-related protein yields MTLRTLHREARARGVTAVLGPTNTGKTHMAIERMLLHPTGMIGLPLRLLAREVYLRVVAKVGAENVALITGEEKIKPDRPRYWICTIEAMPRDLDVAFVAIDEIQLAADMDRGHVFTDRLLYRRGREETLLIGSSTMLPLVQALIPGVQTTTRPRLSSLTFAGEKKISRLPHRTAIVAFSAEEVYAIAELIRRQRGGAAVVLGALSPRTRNAQVELYQSGDVDYLVATDAVGMGLNLDVDHVAFAANWKYDGTRFRKLSPAEMGQIAGRAGRHIADGTFGSTGRCPPFEPEMIEALETHDFEPVRMLQWRNPDLEFASLERLQASLDEHPHESGLTRAPMGEDQQAFEILMREDDIRDMAKGPAAVRRLWDTCGVPDYRKVHPQTHADLVAQLYRFLMRGMAGRIPNDWFARHVAMIDRTDGDIDALSQRIAQGRTWTFVANRPDWLLDPLHWQGETRRVEDRLSDALHERLASRFVDRRTSVLMRRLREKTMLEAEITSGGDVTVEGQHVGRLHGFQFVPDPQAEGHEAKTLRSAADKALAGEIEARADRFASAADAALVLSHDGIIRWTGDPVAKLTPGDKLFEPGIRLIADDSLSGAAREKVETRLAAWLRAHVVRLLGPLMEIETAADLTGLARGIGYQVVEALGVLERAKVAHEMRTLDQDGRANLRRHGVRFGAYHIFLPALLKPAPRTLAAQLWALKNGGLDQPGLDEIAHLASSGRTSIKVDPNIAKGLYRAAGFRVCGERAVRVDILERLADLIRPAIAYRPGTTPGEPPAGTADGDGFVATVNMTSLVGCSGEDFASILKSLGYVAQNRPGPAITVPLVAAAPTVPAARPAEAAPQETAAQETASEATATEATSGEETPAEETAQATSEDATEVDATAEPSDETAPAEATSEAGGEAETVAAEAEPASEEAADAPVEAADPIEEAAPSEAETADAAPEAAAPMPAETADAAQAAAATGEVEAVDAADSAIPADEPSTEADAAAAEPAAPETVEVWHLHRPQRHTGPRPGRGQGRPDGRQDGRQEGRQDGRQEGRRSDGPRRPREDRPEGGRPARADGRGDSRREGQGEGGSRREHQGGRNRPDRRDENRRPNAEQRPPRRERQPDPDSPFAALAALKAKLESDGGKR; encoded by the coding sequence ATGACGCTCCGCACCCTTCACCGCGAGGCCCGCGCGCGCGGGGTCACGGCGGTGCTCGGCCCGACCAACACGGGCAAGACGCACATGGCCATCGAGCGGATGCTTCTGCATCCGACCGGCATGATCGGCCTACCCCTCAGGCTCCTGGCCCGCGAAGTCTACCTGCGTGTGGTCGCCAAGGTCGGGGCTGAGAACGTCGCCCTCATCACCGGCGAGGAGAAGATCAAGCCGGACCGGCCGCGCTACTGGATCTGCACCATCGAGGCGATGCCGCGCGACCTCGACGTCGCCTTCGTCGCGATCGACGAGATCCAACTCGCCGCCGACATGGACCGCGGGCACGTCTTCACCGATCGCCTGCTCTACCGGCGGGGCCGCGAGGAGACGCTGCTGATCGGCTCCTCGACCATGCTGCCGCTGGTGCAGGCGCTGATCCCCGGCGTGCAGACGACGACGCGCCCCCGTCTCTCAAGCCTGACCTTCGCGGGCGAAAAAAAGATCTCGCGGCTGCCGCACCGCACGGCGATCGTCGCCTTCTCGGCCGAGGAGGTCTACGCCATCGCCGAGCTGATCCGGCGCCAGCGCGGCGGCGCGGCGGTGGTGCTCGGCGCGCTCTCGCCCCGCACCCGCAACGCCCAGGTCGAACTGTATCAATCGGGCGACGTCGATTACCTCGTCGCCACCGACGCGGTCGGGATGGGACTCAACCTCGATGTCGATCACGTGGCGTTCGCCGCCAACTGGAAATACGACGGCACCCGCTTCCGCAAGCTGTCCCCGGCCGAGATGGGCCAGATCGCCGGCCGCGCCGGACGCCATATCGCCGACGGGACGTTCGGCTCGACGGGGCGCTGCCCGCCCTTCGAGCCGGAGATGATCGAGGCGCTGGAGACCCACGACTTCGAACCCGTGCGCATGCTGCAATGGCGCAACCCCGACCTCGAATTCGCCTCGCTGGAACGGCTGCAGGCGAGCCTCGACGAACATCCGCACGAATCCGGCCTCACCCGCGCGCCCATGGGCGAGGACCAGCAGGCGTTCGAAATCCTGATGCGTGAGGACGACATCCGCGACATGGCCAAGGGCCCGGCGGCGGTGCGCCGGCTCTGGGACACCTGCGGCGTGCCGGACTATCGCAAGGTCCATCCGCAGACCCATGCCGACCTCGTGGCCCAGCTCTACCGCTTCCTGATGCGCGGCATGGCGGGGCGCATCCCCAACGACTGGTTCGCCCGGCACGTGGCGATGATCGACCGCACCGACGGCGACATCGACGCCCTGTCCCAGCGCATCGCGCAAGGGAGGACCTGGACCTTCGTGGCAAACAGGCCCGACTGGTTGCTCGATCCTCTGCATTGGCAGGGCGAGACGCGTCGGGTAGAGGACAGATTGTCCGACGCCCTGCACGAGCGCCTCGCGAGCCGCTTCGTCGATAGGCGCACCAGCGTCCTGATGCGGCGCTTGAGAGAGAAGACGATGCTGGAAGCCGAAATCACCTCCGGCGGTGACGTCACCGTCGAGGGTCAACATGTGGGCCGTCTTCACGGGTTCCAATTCGTGCCCGACCCCCAGGCCGAGGGACACGAAGCCAAGACCCTGCGCTCCGCCGCCGACAAGGCGCTGGCCGGCGAGATCGAGGCGCGGGCCGACCGCTTCGCCTCGGCCGCCGACGCCGCGCTGGTGCTCTCGCACGACGGCATCATCCGCTGGACCGGCGATCCCGTCGCCAAGCTGACGCCGGGCGACAAACTGTTCGAGCCCGGCATCCGCCTCATCGCCGACGACAGCCTGTCCGGCGCCGCGCGCGAGAAGGTCGAGACGCGGCTGGCCGCATGGCTGCGCGCCCACGTCGTGCGCCTGCTCGGGCCGCTGATGGAGATCGAGACGGCGGCCGACCTCACGGGTCTCGCCCGTGGCATCGGCTACCAGGTGGTCGAGGCGCTCGGCGTGCTGGAGCGGGCCAAGGTGGCGCATGAGATGCGCACCCTCGATCAGGACGGGCGGGCGAATCTCCGCCGCCACGGCGTGCGCTTCGGCGCCTACCACATCTTCCTGCCCGCGCTGCTGAAGCCGGCCCCGCGCACCCTCGCCGCCCAGCTCTGGGCGCTGAAGAACGGCGGCCTCGACCAGCCCGGCCTCGACGAGATCGCGCATCTGGCCAGTTCCGGCCGCACCTCGATCAAGGTCGATCCGAACATCGCCAAGGGCCTCTACCGCGCCGCCGGCTTCCGGGTCTGTGGCGAGCGGGCGGTGCGCGTCGATATCCTGGAGCGGCTCGCCGACCTGATCCGCCCGGCCATCGCCTACCGCCCCGGCACGACCCCGGGCGAGCCGCCGGCCGGCACCGCGGACGGCGACGGCTTCGTGGCCACCGTGAACATGACCTCGCTGGTCGGCTGCTCGGGCGAGGACTTCGCCTCGATCCTGAAGTCCCTCGGCTACGTCGCGCAGAACCGTCCCGGCCCAGCCATCACCGTGCCGCTGGTCGCCGCCGCACCGACCGTGCCCGCCGCGCGCCCCGCCGAGGCCGCGCCGCAGGAGACGGCGGCCCAAGAAACCGCCAGCGAGGCGACGGCGACCGAGGCGACATCGGGCGAAGAGACGCCAGCCGAGGAGACGGCTCAGGCGACGTCGGAGGACGCGACCGAGGTCGATGCCACGGCCGAGCCGAGCGACGAGACGGCGCCTGCCGAGGCAACATCCGAGGCCGGGGGCGAAGCCGAGACGGTCGCCGCCGAGGCCGAGCCCGCCTCGGAAGAGGCGGCCGACGCACCGGTCGAAGCCGCTGACCCGATCGAGGAAGCGGCACCGAGCGAGGCCGAGACGGCCGACGCGGCTCCCGAAGCCGCCGCGCCGATGCCGGCCGAGACCGCCGACGCCGCGCAGGCGGCTGCGGCGACCGGAGAGGTCGAGGCGGTGGACGCGGCCGATTCGGCGATTCCGGCCGATGAGCCCTCCACGGAGGCGGACGCCGCTGCCGCCGAGCCGGCTGCGCCCGAGACCGTCGAGGTCTGGCATCTGCACCGTCCGCAGCGTCACACCGGTCCGCGGCCCGGCCGTGGCCAGGGACGGCCGGACGGGCGCCAGGACGGAAGGCAAGAGGGTAGACAGGATGGTCGCCAAGAGGGTCGTCGTAGCGACGGCCCGCGCCGTCCCCGCGAGGACCGTCCGGAGGGCGGACGTCCGGCCCGTGCCGACGGCAGGGGCGACAGCCGCCGGGAAGGCCAGGGCGAGGGCGGCTCCCGCCGGGAGCATCAGGGCGGCCGCAACCGCCCCGACCGCCGCGACGAGAACCGCCGCCCCAATGCGGAGCAGCGCCCGCCGCGCCGCGAGCGCCAGCCCGATCCCGATTCGCCCTTCGCAGCGCTCGCCGCGCTGAAGGCGAAGCTCGAATCGGACGGGGGCAAGCGCTGA
- a CDS encoding DUF3108 domain-containing protein, which produces MRAKPILRAHLLLLAGALALPAGTQAAPRAHRAKAAPAGVAVDYSVNLAGIPIGNAQLTGAFEGARYRMDVSAVLTGLVGAVTGGQGSARSSGSIAASPLPSAFSIATRTSSSGIAVRMALANGNVTQAEVTPPLLDTGDRVPVTAAAKRGVIDPASALMMPARARADLTDPENCNRTLPVFDGATRFNVVLSYGETRQVEKPGYSGPVLVCNARYVAIAGHRPDRPGVKFMEDNRDMSVWLAPVEGTRVLVPLRIAVRTTLGTNIIEATRWTRTGTATASGGETQPAAVADASLSQR; this is translated from the coding sequence ATGCGCGCCAAGCCCATCCTTCGCGCCCACCTCCTGCTTCTCGCCGGGGCGCTCGCCCTTCCGGCCGGGACACAGGCCGCGCCGCGGGCCCACAGGGCCAAGGCGGCCCCCGCGGGCGTCGCCGTCGATTACAGCGTCAACCTCGCCGGTATTCCGATCGGCAACGCCCAGCTCACCGGGGCCTTCGAGGGCGCGCGCTACCGCATGGATGTCTCGGCGGTGCTGACAGGCCTCGTCGGCGCGGTCACCGGCGGCCAGGGCTCGGCCCGGTCCTCCGGCAGCATCGCCGCGTCACCGCTGCCGAGCGCCTTCTCGATCGCCACCCGTACCAGTAGTTCGGGCATCGCCGTGCGCATGGCGCTGGCCAACGGCAACGTTACCCAGGCCGAGGTGACCCCGCCGCTGCTCGATACCGGCGACCGGGTGCCCGTCACCGCCGCGGCCAAGCGCGGCGTGATCGATCCCGCGAGCGCCCTGATGATGCCGGCCCGCGCCCGCGCCGACCTCACCGACCCCGAGAACTGTAACCGCACGCTTCCCGTCTTCGACGGCGCCACCCGCTTCAACGTGGTCTTGAGCTACGGCGAGACCCGGCAGGTGGAAAAGCCCGGCTACAGCGGGCCGGTTCTGGTCTGCAACGCCCGCTACGTCGCCATCGCCGGCCACCGGCCCGACCGGCCAGGGGTGAAGTTCATGGAAGACAACCGCGACATGTCGGTCTGGCTCGCACCCGTCGAGGGCACCCGGGTGCTGGTGCCGCTGCGGATCGCCGTGCGCACCACGCTCGGCACCAACATCATCGAGGCGACCCGCTGGACGCGGACCGGCACCGCGACCGCCAGCGGCGGCGAGACGCAACCGGCCGCCGTCGCCGATGCGAGCCTGTCGCAGCGCTAA
- a CDS encoding heme NO-binding domain-containing protein: MFYGSGAAGSYEGRRFKEFLDFVSGALGSELADDIIDDADVPNGGAYTAVGTYPYSEMQALVTALSRRTGSSVPDLLTLFGRHLCLRFVVRYPEFFTVQASLFDFLESVDAYIHREVHKLYPDAELPVFRLTRHGLDAIDLDYESCRPLEALAEGMIQGAADHFRQPVAVAKLRVEDPAGPFVRFSIKHAA, translated from the coding sequence ATCTTTTATGGATCGGGCGCGGCGGGTTCGTATGAAGGGCGTCGTTTTAAGGAGTTCCTGGACTTCGTGTCCGGGGCGCTCGGTTCCGAGCTCGCCGACGACATCATCGATGACGCGGATGTCCCGAACGGCGGCGCTTACACGGCGGTCGGGACCTATCCGTATAGCGAGATGCAGGCCCTGGTGACCGCCCTGTCGCGCCGCACCGGCAGTTCCGTGCCGGACCTGCTGACGCTGTTCGGCCGGCATCTCTGCTTACGGTTCGTGGTGCGCTATCCCGAGTTCTTTACGGTGCAGGCATCGCTGTTCGATTTCCTGGAAAGCGTCGACGCTTACATCCACCGCGAGGTTCACAAGCTGTACCCCGACGCCGAACTGCCGGTGTTCCGCCTCACCCGCCACGGCTTGGATGCGATCGATCTCGACTACGAGAGCTGCCGCCCTCTCGAAGCGCTGGCCGAGGGCATGATCCAGGGCGCGGCCGACCACTTCCGGCAGCCCGTCGCCGTCGCCAAGCTGAGGGTCGAGGACCCGGCCGGCCCCTTCGTGCGCTTCTCCATCAAGCACGCGGCCTGA
- a CDS encoding bifunctional diguanylate cyclase/phosphodiesterase encodes MPGSSEGPPVTASPEIDERIRRLERRVARERSARAEAEALLEAKSRELYDLNQQLFRFAADLELRVDERTRELALARERAVALAERDQLTGLANRTRFVRVLGAAVGRAGRGTGSERFALLLLDLDRFKEINDSLGHEAGDVFLQHVARRLSGAVGEGAVTARLGGDEFAAIVPLGPRSDLARLGDAVVAEIGRPVAYRGRTLEASASLGIAVFPDDAATGRDLQRFADIALYRSKTARAAWTRFDARMGLEIEERQALGADLGAAIRSGSIEPWFQPIVDGATHRPVGAEALARWVHPRLGFLAPAAFLGLAEERGLMQDLFAGMMRRACPPARDWVRAGAIRTLSVNLSPSQFKLGSVADDVIALLDELDFPPEALTVEITEEVLLNDLDRARVQLERLAAHGVRIALDDFGVGYSNIGYLRRLPIQTLKLDRLLTLDVAQEHEARCILGAIVQIARTLDLRLVAEGVEDPGQALWLSHLGCRHLQGYLFGRPMPAEAFAGYLGFDGARRIA; translated from the coding sequence ATGCCGGGATCGAGCGAAGGCCCGCCGGTCACGGCAAGCCCTGAAATCGACGAGCGCATCCGGCGCCTGGAGCGGCGCGTCGCCCGCGAGCGGAGTGCCCGCGCCGAGGCCGAGGCCCTCCTCGAAGCCAAGTCTCGCGAACTCTACGACCTCAACCAGCAACTCTTCCGCTTCGCGGCGGACCTGGAACTGCGGGTGGACGAACGCACGCGCGAACTGGCCCTGGCGCGCGAGCGCGCCGTGGCGCTGGCCGAGCGCGACCAGCTCACGGGTCTGGCCAACCGCACCCGCTTCGTCCGCGTCCTCGGCGCCGCCGTCGGCCGGGCCGGTCGCGGGACAGGCAGCGAGCGCTTCGCCCTGCTCCTGCTCGACCTCGACCGTTTCAAGGAGATCAACGACAGTCTGGGCCACGAGGCGGGAGACGTGTTCCTGCAGCATGTCGCCCGCCGCCTGAGCGGGGCCGTCGGCGAGGGGGCGGTGACGGCGCGCCTGGGCGGCGACGAATTCGCGGCCATCGTTCCGCTCGGCCCCCGCAGCGATCTTGCCCGTCTCGGCGATGCCGTGGTGGCGGAGATCGGCCGGCCGGTCGCCTATCGCGGGCGGACGCTGGAGGCGTCCGCCTCGCTCGGGATCGCCGTCTTCCCCGACGATGCCGCGACGGGCCGCGACCTTCAGCGCTTCGCCGACATCGCCCTCTACCGCTCGAAGACGGCCCGGGCCGCCTGGACCCGGTTCGACGCGCGGATGGGCCTAGAGATCGAGGAGCGTCAGGCCCTGGGGGCCGATCTCGGCGCGGCGATCCGCTCCGGCTCGATCGAGCCATGGTTCCAGCCGATCGTCGACGGGGCGACCCACCGTCCCGTCGGAGCCGAGGCGCTGGCGCGATGGGTGCATCCGCGGCTCGGCTTCCTCGCCCCGGCCGCCTTTCTCGGTCTGGCCGAGGAGCGCGGACTGATGCAAGACCTGTTCGCAGGCATGATGCGCCGCGCCTGCCCGCCGGCGCGGGACTGGGTCCGGGCGGGGGCGATCCGCACCTTGTCGGTGAACCTCTCGCCGAGCCAGTTCAAGCTCGGCTCGGTCGCCGACGACGTCATCGCACTCCTCGACGAGCTCGACTTCCCGCCCGAGGCGCTGACCGTCGAAATCACCGAGGAGGTGCTGCTGAACGATCTCGATCGCGCACGGGTGCAGTTGGAGCGGCTCGCCGCCCACGGCGTGCGGATCGCGCTCGACGATTTCGGCGTCGGCTATTCCAACATCGGCTATCTCCGCCGACTGCCGATCCAGACGCTGAAGCTCGACCGGCTGCTCACCTTGGACGTGGCGCAGGAGCACGAGGCCCGCTGCATCCTCGGCGCGATCGTCCAGATCGCCCGCACCCTCGACCTGCGATTGGTGGCGGAGGGGGTGGAAGATCCCGGTCAGGCGCTCTGGCTCAGCCATCTCGGCTGCCGCCACCTCCAGGGCTACCTCTTCGGCCGGCCGATGCCGGCGGAGGCCTTTGCCGGCTATCTCGGCTTTGACGGGGCGCGGCGCATCGCCTGA
- a CDS encoding glucokinase, with product MFEFPVLIGDIGGTNARFGLIETRGAPPRLLSREATHGHPDPSAAIRAALAQGGGPAPRSAILAIAGRVDAPAVQLTNADWLVDAAAIARDFGLARVALVNDYVPVAAGAAGIAPDDLTPIGPTCGDASGPRLVLGPGTGFGAAALIPYEDRLAIVSTEAGHTDLGPTDAEEFEIWPAVERVEGRVTVETLLSGPGLARLCAAIRAVRAGGDGSLCDPAEITSSGLSGEDPHAHAALALFGKLLGRVCGDLALTFLATGGVYIGGGIAPRIVSILREGAFREAFERKAPFAEQMRTIPTSVITVKDPAFSGLAALASESERFVYHGHAWTPQK from the coding sequence ATGTTCGAATTCCCGGTGCTGATCGGCGATATCGGCGGGACCAATGCCCGCTTCGGCCTGATCGAAACGCGGGGAGCGCCGCCCCGTCTCCTCTCGCGCGAGGCGACGCACGGCCATCCCGATCCGAGTGCTGCGATCCGGGCCGCCCTGGCGCAGGGCGGCGGGCCCGCGCCGCGCTCGGCGATCCTGGCGATCGCGGGCCGGGTCGATGCGCCGGCGGTCCAGCTCACCAACGCCGACTGGCTGGTGGACGCCGCCGCGATCGCCCGCGATTTCGGACTCGCGCGGGTCGCCCTCGTCAACGATTACGTGCCGGTCGCCGCGGGCGCGGCCGGCATTGCGCCCGACGACCTCACGCCGATCGGCCCGACTTGCGGTGACGCGAGCGGGCCGCGCCTCGTGCTCGGGCCAGGCACCGGTTTCGGCGCCGCCGCCCTGATCCCCTACGAGGACCGCCTCGCCATCGTCTCGACGGAGGCCGGCCACACCGATCTCGGGCCGACCGACGCGGAGGAGTTCGAGATCTGGCCGGCGGTCGAGCGTGTCGAGGGGCGGGTCACGGTGGAGACGCTGCTCTCCGGTCCGGGTCTCGCCCGGCTCTGCGCGGCGATCCGCGCGGTGCGGGCGGGCGGAGACGGTTCGCTGTGCGACCCGGCCGAGATCACGAGCAGCGGCCTCTCGGGCGAGGATCCGCACGCGCATGCCGCGCTGGCACTGTTCGGCAAGCTCCTGGGCCGGGTGTGCGGGGATCTGGCGCTGACCTTCCTTGCCACCGGCGGAGTGTATATCGGCGGCGGCATCGCCCCGCGGATCGTCTCTATCCTGCGGGAGGGCGCGTTCCGCGAGGCCTTCGAGCGCAAAGCGCCCTTCGCCGAGCAGATGCGCACCATCCCCACCAGCGTCATCACCGTGAAGGACCCCGCCTTCAGCGGCCTCGCGGCCCTGGCGAGCGAGAGCGAACGCTTCGTCTATCACGGGCATGCCTGGACACCGCAGAAGTAA
- the otsB gene encoding trehalose-phosphatase, which yields MSEAARQTADYALFLDFDGTLVEIAPRPDAVQVDPGLVPALERLRERLGGALAIVTGRPVTVIDDFLSPARFDVAGLHGVERRVDGRLSGGRPEDHPDLRAGVERLHAETARYESVLIEDKGASVAVHWRLATPGDAQAAETIVKAVAADLGSAYRLQLGKAVGEIVPADATKGHAIRAFLEAAPYTGRRAIFLGDDRTDEIAFASVNADGGFSVRIGDGETVAGRRIATPADVRALITAWAEGAPIDPDTLPAA from the coding sequence GTGAGCGAAGCCGCACGCCAAACCGCAGACTATGCGCTGTTCCTCGATTTCGACGGCACCCTGGTCGAGATCGCTCCGCGCCCCGACGCGGTGCAGGTCGATCCCGGCCTCGTGCCGGCCCTGGAGCGCCTGCGCGAGCGGCTCGGCGGGGCACTCGCCATCGTCACCGGACGGCCCGTCACGGTGATCGACGACTTCCTGAGCCCTGCCCGATTCGACGTGGCCGGGCTGCACGGCGTCGAGCGCCGGGTGGACGGCCGTCTGAGCGGCGGACGGCCGGAGGATCATCCGGACCTGCGCGCGGGCGTCGAGCGGCTGCACGCGGAGACGGCCCGCTACGAATCCGTGCTGATCGAGGACAAGGGCGCCTCGGTCGCCGTGCATTGGCGGCTCGCCACGCCGGGCGATGCGCAGGCGGCCGAGACCATCGTGAAGGCGGTGGCGGCCGATCTCGGCTCCGCCTACCGGCTTCAGCTCGGCAAGGCGGTCGGCGAGATCGTGCCGGCCGACGCCACCAAGGGCCACGCGATCCGCGCCTTCCTGGAAGCGGCACCCTATACCGGCCGGCGCGCGATCTTCCTCGGCGACGACCGCACCGACGAGATCGCCTTCGCCTCCGTCAACGCGGATGGCGGGTTCAGCGTACGCATCGGCGACGGAGAGACCGTGGCCGGCCGCCGCATCGCCACGCCCGCGGATGTGCGCGCGCTGATCACCGCCTGGGCCGAGGGCGCGCCGATCGACCCGGACACGCTGCCCGCCGCCTGA
- a CDS encoding DUF427 domain-containing protein has translation MRPIPVRPGPGQESVWDYPRPPRLEPVPERLTVILGGRTIAATTAGFRVLETSHPPTYYVPPGDIAEGVLGPPRRAGICEWKGRAVLFDVTGGGERAPGAAWAYPDPTPGFRPIAGYVAFYAGPMDSCLVGDVRVEPQPGGFYGGWITPGLVGPFKGGPGTMGW, from the coding sequence GTGCGGCCCATCCCCGTCCGCCCCGGTCCGGGGCAGGAAAGCGTCTGGGACTATCCCCGCCCGCCCCGGCTGGAGCCGGTGCCGGAGCGGCTGACCGTCATCCTCGGCGGCCGGACCATCGCCGCGACCACGGCCGGCTTCCGGGTGCTGGAGACGAGCCACCCGCCGACCTACTACGTTCCACCCGGTGATATCGCCGAGGGCGTTCTCGGGCCTCCGCGCCGGGCCGGAATCTGCGAGTGGAAGGGCCGGGCCGTGCTGTTCGACGTGACGGGCGGCGGAGAACGGGCGCCGGGGGCGGCCTGGGCCTATCCCGACCCGACGCCGGGCTTCCGGCCCATCGCCGGCTACGTCGCCTTCTATGCCGGGCCGATGGATTCCTGCCTCGTCGGCGACGTGCGAGTCGAACCGCAGCCCGGCGGCTTCTACGGCGGCTGGATCACGCCGGGGCTCGTCGGCCCGTTCAAGGGTGGGCCCGGCACGATGGGCTGGTGA